One part of the Aspergillus luchuensis IFO 4308 DNA, chromosome 5, nearly complete sequence genome encodes these proteins:
- the hxB gene encoding putative molybdenum cofactor sulfurase protein (HxB) (COG:H;~EggNog:ENOG410PHRF;~InterPro:IPR015424,IPR005302,IPR005303,IPR028886, IPR000192,IPR015421,IPR015422;~PFAM:PF03476,PF00266,PF03473;~go_function: GO:0003824 - catalytic activity [Evidence IEA];~go_function: GO:0008265 - Mo-molybdopterin cofactor sulfurase activity [Evidence IEA];~go_function: GO:0030151 - molybdenum ion binding [Evidence IEA];~go_function: GO:0030170 - pyridoxal phosphate binding [Evidence IEA];~go_process: GO:0006777 - Mo-molybdopterin cofactor biosynthetic process [Evidence IEA]) — protein sequence MTDRGKCQYPDDVDVIREREYPLLKDTTYLDHAGTTLYAKSLIESFSRDLTSNLYGNPHSMSAPSQLSTQRVDDIRLRALRFFNADPEEFDLVFVANATAATKLVVDSLRDSTPQGFWYGYHVESHTSLVGARELAGTGSRCFVTDAEVESWISQLSTEPVQGPRLFAYPAQSNMNGRRFPREWCGRIRESAKETYTLLDVASLVSTSPLDLNDASAAPDFAVLSFYKIFGFPDLGALIVRKSAGHIFDKRKFFGGGTVDMVLTQGTTWHAKKQSSIHERLEDGTLPFHNIIALGSAFDTHERLYGSMDNISSHTRFLAKRLYDRMISLRHHNGERACHVYKPSHTDYTDPSSQGPILAFNLRSSQGAWIGKSEVEKLASVRNIQIRSGTLCNPGGTAASLNWTGADMLRHFGAGMRCGDDHDIMDGRPTGILRASLGAMSNMADIDTFMAFIEEFYVEKSPTMCALLPPPEANLSHRSSFHVESLSVYPIKSCGAFKVPDGKRWEIRREGLAWDREWCLIHQGTGTALNQKRYPRMALIRPFIDLGQGLLRVTCGSIHSPSQKTLEIPLDRENSNLTTTSLCQNSSKPSTVCGDQVIVQAYSSPIVSAFFSDFLGVPCTLARFPPQSSTRLAEPRRGAGSRRSPLGQAMPGAFPQDTPIPEAERNPILLSNESPILLISRSSVNRLNETIKGSPTTTNSTGRKKAVAADVFRANIVVAEDFPQPVSAGRPYIEDHWESLHIGPENLQFNVLGSCQRCQMVCIDQLTGVRGEEPYSTLAKTRKSGNKIYFGRHLAISSGDGNNTKSRTVMVGDVVTPSYYGP from the exons ATGACAGACAGGGGCAAATGCCAGTACCCGGATGATGTGGACGTCATCCGGGAACGTGAATATCCCTTGCTCAAAG ACACCACATATCTTGACCATGCAGGTACCACGCTTTACGCGAAATCCCTGATTGAATCGTTCTCCCGTGACCTTACGTCGAACCTCTACGGGAATCCCCATTCCATGTCCGCACCCTCACAGCTATCGACTCAACGCGTGGATGATATCCGTTTACGGGCCCTTCGCTTCTTCAATGCTGATCCGGAGGAGTTTGATCTCGTCTTTGTGGCGAACGCTACGGCCGCAACTAAATTGGTTGTCGATTCTCTCCGCGACTCAACGCCGCAAGGGTTCTGGTATGGATACCATGTGGAATCGCATACGAGCTTGGTCGGGGCGCGAGAGCTTGCAGGCACTGGGAGCAGGTGCTTCGTGACGGACGCAGAGGTTGAGAGCTGGATTTCTCAACTAAGTACAGAGCCGGTGCAAGGTCCCCGACTGTTTGCATACCCTGCACAGTCAAATATGAACGGCCGGCGCTTTCCTCGTGAATGGTGCGGGAGGATACGGGAGTCAGCAAAGGAAACTTACACGCTTCTTGATGTCGCATCGCTTGTGTCGACATCCCCTCTCGATCTTAATGATGCTTCCGCTGCACCTGACTTTGCCGTTCTCAGCTTCTACAAGATCTTTGGTTTCCCGGACCTCGGTGCATTGATTGTTCGCAAGAGTGCTGGACACATCTTCGACAAGCGGAAGTTCTTCGGTGGGGGAACTGTAGATATGGTCTTGACACAAGGGACAACATGGCATGCGAAGAAGCAATCTTCTATTCATGAGCGACTGGAAGATGGGACGCTTCCGTTTCATAACATAATCGCATTGGGCTCTGCATTTGATACGCATGAACGCCTTTATGGATCTATGGATAACATTTCTTCACACACTCGTTTCCTAGCGAAGCGACTATACGATCGCATGATTTCCTTGAGACATCACAACGGGGAAAGAGCTTGCCATGTGTACAAACCATCACACACTGACTATACCGATCCTTCCTCGCAGGGTCCAATCTTGGCATTCAACCTCCGAAGCAGTCAAGGTGCTTGGATTGGTAAATCCGAAGTGGAGAAACTGGCCAGCGTCAGGAACATACAAATCAGATCTGGAACGCTATGCAATCCGGGAGGCACAGCGGCCAGCCTTAACTGGACCGGAGCAGACATGCTTCGACATTTTGGAGCAGGCATGCGTTGTGGCGATGACCATGATATCATGGACGGACGACCTACTGGGATTCTGAGAGCAAGCCTCGGTGCGATGAGCAACATGGCCGATATTGACACTTTCATGGCTTTTATCGAGGAATTTTACGTCGAGAAAAGCCCGACTATGTGCGCGTTGCTGCCACCACCGGAAGCCAACCTTTCTCACCGGTCTAGTTTCCATGTCGAGAGTCTGTCCGTGTATCCCATTAAGAGTTGTGGTGCATTCAAAGTACCCGACGGCAAGCGCTGGGAAATCCGCCGAGAAGGCCTGGCCTGGGATCGCGAATGGTGCCTGATTCACCAAGGCACAGGTACAGCTCTCAATCAGAAGAGATATCCTCGCATGGCTCTTATAAGACCATTTATCGATCTCGGCCAAGGCTTATTGCGCGTCACCTGTGGATCTATACATTCCCCAAGCCAGAAAACGCTCGAGATTCCTCTGGATCGCGAGAATAGCAACCTCACAACTACCTCCTTATGCCAGAATAGCTCGAAACCTTCTACTGTCTGCGGAGACCAGGTTATTGTTCAAGCATATTCATCTCCCATAGTGtccgccttcttctctgACTTCCTTGGTGTACCCTGTACGCTCGCGAGATTCCCACCTCAATCCTCCACCCGACTTGCCGAACCTAGACGTGGTGCTGGCAGCAGGAGATCACCACTTGGACAAGCTATGCCAGGTGCATTCCCCCAAGATACCCCGATCCCTGAGGCAGAACGAAATCCAATCCTCTTGTCAAACGAGAGTCCAATCCTGCTCATCTCCCGCTCATCCGTGAATCGTCTTAACGAGACCATCAAGGGCAGTCCTACAACCACGAACAGTACTGGCCGCAAGAAAGCTGTAGCTGCCGATGTATTTCGTGCCAACATCGTCGTTGCAGAGGATTTTCCACAGCCGGTAAGTGCAGGACGACCGTATATCGAAGACCATTGGGAGAGTTTGCACATTGGGCCCGAAAATCTTCAATTTAACGTTCTTGGATCTTGTCAGCGGTGCCAGATGGTCTGTATTGATCAGCTTACTGGTGTGCGTGGTGAGGAACCATATTCGACGCTGGCGAAAACGAGGAAGAGTggaaataagatttattttggGCGACATTTAGCGATTTCGTCTGGTGATGGGAATAACACCAAATCAAGGACAGTAATGGTGGGAGATGTGGTTACTCCGTCTTACTATGGGCCATGA
- a CDS encoding putative mRNA splicing protein (Prp39) (COG:A;~EggNog:ENOG410PIX7;~InterPro:IPR003107,IPR011990;~go_function: GO:0005515 - protein binding [Evidence IEA];~go_process: GO:0006396 - RNA processing [Evidence IEA]): MADYNYGGSEEENAELKKLETELLDDPDNFETWEKLVRAGEALEGGINRNSNPQAITTVRNVYDRFLAKFPLLFGYWKKYADLEFSITGTEAADMVYERGVASISPSVDLWTNYCSFKAETSHDADVIRELFERGAASVGLDFLAHPFWDKYIEFEERLEAFDKIFAILGRVIHIPMHQYARYFERYRQLAQTRPVVELASPETLTQFRAELDAAAGHVAPGAKAEAEVERDLRLRVDSYHLEIFSKTQTETTKRWTYESEIKRPYFHVTELDEGQLNNWKKYLDFEESEGSYVRTQFLYERCLVTCAHYDEFWQRYARWMAGQPGKEEEVRNIYQRASCLYVPIANPATRLQYAYFEEMSGRVDVAKEIHDAILINLPNHVETIVSLANMSRRHGGLEAAIEVYKSQLDSPQSDLATKAALVAEWARLLWKIKGSPEDARQVFQKNQQYYMDSRPFWTSYLNFELDQPTSASTENVQYERIKQVIEDIRSKSTLPADVVRELVQIYMVYLLERGTKDAAKEYMTLDREVHGPASVSKMKAAEVVQLPPAQPVPSATPVAEVVVPTPPQANPYAYYQQTPVNGGM, encoded by the exons ATGGCGGACTACAACTATGGAGGttccgaggaggagaatgcaGAGTTGAAGAAGCTCGAGACTGAGTTG CTCGATGACCCGGATAACTTCGAAACCTGGGAGAAACTGGTTCGCGCCGGCGAAGCGCTCGAGGGCGGAATCAACCGCAACTCCAACCCCCAAGCCATCACCACCGTGCGCAATGTTTACGACCGCTTCTTGGCCAAATTCCCGCTGTTGTTCGGTTACTGGAAGAAATATGCCGACCTGGAGTTTTCCATCACCGGCACCGAGGCTGCGGACATG GTGTATGAACGCGGTGTCGCTAGCATCTCGCCCTCGGTCGACCTGTGGACCAACTACTGCTCCTTCAAGGCAGAGACCTCCCATGACGCTGATGTGATTCGAGA GCTCTTCGAGCGCGGCGCAGCCAGCGTTGGACTGGACTTCCTGGCCCACCCTTTTTGGGACAAGTACATCGAGTTCGAGGAGCGCCTGGAGGCTTTCGATAAGATATTTGCTATCCTGGGCCGGGTGATTCACATCCCCATGCATCAGTACGCTCGGTATTTCGAGAGGTACAGGCAGTTGGCTCAGACCCGCCCTgtggtggagttggcgtCTCCGGAGACTTTGACCCAGTTCCGCGCGgagcttgatgctgctgccggACATGTCGCCCCTGGCGCGAAGGCTGAGGCAGAGGTTGAGCGGGATCTGCGGTTACGCGTAGACAGCTATCACTTGGAGATCTTCTCTAAGACCCAAACCGAGACCACGAAACGTTGGACATACGAGTCGGAAATCAAGCGCCCGTACTTCCACGTCACCGAACTCGATGAGGGCCAGCTGAACAACTGGAAGAAGTACCTCGATTTCGAAGAGTCCGAGGGCTCCTATGTGCGCACCCAGTTCTTGTACGAGAGGTGCTTGGTGACGTGCGCTCACTACGACGAGTTCTGGCAACGTTACGCCAGGTGGATGGCCGGCCAGCctggcaaggaagaagaagtgcgCAACATCTACCAGCGTGCCAGCTGCTTGTACGTGCCGATCGCCAACCCAGCCACCCGTCTCCAGTATGCCTACTTCGAAGAGATGAGTGGCCGTGTGGATGTTGCCAAGGAGATCCACgacgccatcctcatcaacctgCCCAACCACGTCGAAACGATAGTGTCTCTGGCCAACATGTCTCGCCGTCACGGCGGACTCGAGGCTGCCATCGAAGTGTACAAGAGCCAGTTGGATTCGCCACAGTCAGACTTGGCTACGAAGGCGGCACTGGTTGCGGAATGGGCTCGCCTGTTGTGGAAGATCAAGGGCTCTCCCGAGGACGCCCGTCAGGTCTTCCAGAAGAACCAGCAGTACTACATGGACAGCCGACCCTTCTGGACCAGCTACCTGAACTTCGAGCTCGATCAGCCCACGAGCGCGTCCACTGAGAATGTCCAGTATGAGCGCATCAAGCAGGTCATCGAGGACATTCGGTCCAAGAGTACCCTCCCGGCCGACGTGGTGCGGGAGCTGGTTCAGATCTACATGGTCTACCTCCTTGAACGTGGCACCAAGGATGCTGCAAAGGAGTACATGACCCTGGACCGTGAAGTGCACGGTCCGGCGTCCgtgtcgaagatgaaggcCGCGGAAGTGGTGCAGCTGCCCCCAGCTCAGCCGGTTCCGTCGGCGACGCCTGTGGCGGAAGTTGTGGTCCCAACCCCCCCGCAAGCTAACCCCTACGCCTACTATCAGCAGACACCGGTCAACGGTGGCATGTAA
- a CDS encoding mitochondrial 54S ribosomal protein mL59 (COG:S;~EggNog:ENOG410PQ04;~InterPro:IPR037507,IPR040922;~PFAM:PF18126;~go_component: GO:0005762 - mitochondrial large ribosomal subunit [Evidence IEA];~go_function: GO:0003735 - structural constituent of ribosome [Evidence IEA]) codes for MATTQSSSLVSKLPIRLRNFFARYPPQIYSAAVAPRPEAPETGAPVNVNVEDLPSPYTPNRDAKGFKRPDPKAFSPSKAILHSDSKHPNPFLPRKNFRTGKWFGPRIGLRRQAELVKLAIKYNVEALLPPGRKSTEFKETRRAERGLAIKGTGIGQKVKGHKWERTMEARLEDRRKAMMEMPEMIRLWKQRGHGRGWKSWPKR; via the exons ATGGCCACCACACAATCCAGCAGCTTGGTATCCAAGCTCCCCATCCGCCTCCGCAACTTCTTCGCGCGCTATCCTCCGCAAATCTATTCCGCAGCCGTAGCACCACGCCCCGAAGCCCCCGAAACTGGTGCCCCCGTCAACGTCAACGTCGAggatcttccctctccttacACGCCCAACCGTGATGCTAAGGGTTTCAAGCGTCCCGATCCCAAGGCATTCTCTCCCTCCAAGGCCATCCTGCACTCCGACTCCAAGCACCCCAACCCGTTCCTGCCGCGCAAGAACTTCCGCACCGGCAAGTGGTTCGGACCCCGGATTGGACTGCGTCGACAGGCGGAGCTGGTGAAGTTGGCGATCAAGTACAACGTTGAGGCTTTGTTGCCGCCTGGCCGCAAGTCGACGGAGTTCAAGGAGACGAGACGTGCGGAGCGTGGTTTGGCTATCAAGGGTACTGGTATCGGACAGAAGGTCAAGGGTCACAAGTGGGAGAGGACGATGGAGGCTCGTCTGGAGGACAGACGCAAGGCTATGATGGAGATGCCGGAGATGATCCGTTTGTGGAAGCAG AGAGGTCACGGTCGTGGCTGGAAGTCGTGGCCCAAGCGGTAA
- the prp28 gene encoding mRNA splicing protein PRP28 (BUSCO:EOG09261JWS;~COG:A;~EggNog:ENOG410PFDF;~InterPro:IPR027417,IPR001650,IPR014014,IPR014001, IPR011545,IPR000629;~PFAM:PF00270,PF00271;~go_function: GO:0003676 - nucleic acid binding [Evidence IEA];~go_function: GO:0004386 - helicase activity [Evidence IEA];~go_function: GO:0005524 - ATP binding [Evidence IEA]): MDGIMTNGSSEAHPPMPPPEPIERPPTPPPPPPEDSGLPPPPPDTSAPPPPPEDLPPAPPPETEPKKKKVGWGTKRPAPTPLSVEELVRKKREADAAAAKPKFLSKKEREKLALEKRAQEVAATRRLKSEASNGVDRSATHSPSISSEGPNGDARSIPTGPRAMRNSDSAPTAPAAMRHSQSHNKNYDLAPPPPPKSMSFGLTSGKGDSRFVDEDEAAAQAALVKQRYMGADQTSNFSAKKKRKRTTDRKFNFEWNAEEDTSGDYNPLYQHRHETNFFGRGRLAGFGDDVAESVAHKYARALEDRDREAGSIRAREILEMERRRREESTRNQLDKHWSEKKLEHMRERDWRIFKEDFNISTKGGSVPNPMRSWEESNLPKRLMELISRVGYKEPTPIQRAAIPIAMQNRDLIGVAVTGSGKTAAFLLPLLCYIAELPRIDEFEWRKADGPYAIVLAPTRELAQQIEIEAKKFTGPLGFNVVSIVGGHSLEEQAYSLRDGAEIIIATPGRLVDCIERRMLVLSQCCYVIMDEADRMIDLGFEEPVNKILDALPVSNEKPDSEDAENPLAMSRHINQDHHRYRQTMMYTATMPTAVERIARKYLRRPAIVTIGSAGEAVDTVEQRVEMIAGEDKRKKRLGDILSSGEFRAPIIVFVNIKRNCDAIAREIKQWGFSSVTLHGSKTQDQREAALASVRNGSTDVLVATDLAGRGIDVPDVSLVVNFNMATSIESYTHRIGRTGRAGKSGVAITFLGNEDADVMYDLKQMLIKSPISRVPEELRKHEAAQSKPTRGFSSKKNNEEGGSGGKSGW; this comes from the exons ATGGATGGTATCATGACCAACGGTTCGTCGGAGGCGCACCCTCCCATGCCTCCTCCGGAGCCCATCGAACGCCCTCCTACTCccccgccacctcctccagagGATTCCGGcctccctccgccgccgccagaCACGTCcgcgcctcctccaccgccggAAGATCTTCCACCTGCGCCGCCGCCGGAGACtgagcccaagaagaagaaggtcggaTGGGGCACAAAACGGCCTGCCCCTACACCGCTGAGTGTGGAGGAACTCGTACGGAAGAAGCGAGAAGCTGAtgccgcagcagcaaag CCAAAATTCCTCTCCAAGAAGGAACGTGAGAAGCTCGCACTAGAGAAACGGGCTCAAGAAGTCGCAGCAACCCGCAGACTAAAATCCGAGGCGTCTAATGGCGTCGACAGAAGTGCTACGCACTCGCCCTCGATCAGCTCCGAGGGCCCCAACGGCGATGCTAGATCCATACCCACTGGCCCTCGAGCCATGCGCAACTCAGACTCTGCTCCAACTGCCCCGGCAGCCATGCGCCATTCACAGTCCCATAACAAGAACTACGACCTcgcgccgccaccacctcccaaatCCATGTCCTTCGGTCTGACAAGCGGAAAGGGCGACAGCCGGTTcgtggacgaagacgaggccGCAGCGCAAGCAGCCCTCGTGAAGCAACGATACATGGGTGCCGATCAgacctccaacttctccgccaagaagaagcgcaagaggaCAACAGACCGGAAATTCAACTTCGAATGGaacgccgaagaagacaccaGTGGCGATTACAACCCGCTATACCAGCACCGACACGAGACCAACTTCTTCGGCCGTGGCCGTCTGGCCGGCTTCGGCGACGACGTCGCAGAATCCGTTGCCCACAAATACGCCCGCGCCCTAGAAGACCGTGACCGCGAAGCAGGCAGCATCCGCGCTAGAGAAATCCTCGAAATGGagcgccgccgccgagaAGAAAGCACGCGCAACCAGCTCGACAAGCACTGGAGCGAGAAGAAACTCGAACACATGCGCGAGCGCGACTGGCGTATCTTCAAGGAAGacttcaacatcagcaccaaGGGCGGCAGCGTCCCCAACCCCATGCGCTCCTGGGAAGAATCCAACCTCCCCAAGCGCCTCATGGAACTCATCTCCCGCGTCGGCTACAAAGAACCCACGCCCATCCAACGCGCCGCCATCCCCATCGCCATGCAAAACCGCGACCTAATCGGTGTCGCCGTCACTGGTTCCGGTAAAACCgccgccttcctcctccccctcctctgcTACATCGCCGAACTCCCGCGAATCGACGAATTCGAATGGCGCAAAGCCGACGGCCCCTACGCCATTGTGCTCGCACCGACCCGCGAACTGGCGCAACAAATCGAAATCGAAGCCAAAAAATTCACCGGCCCCCTGGGCTTCAACGTCGTCAGTATCGTCGGAGGTCACTCCCTCGAAGAACAAGCCTACAGTCTCCGCGACGGCGCCgaaatcatcatcgccacccCCGGCCGTCTCGTCGACTGCATCGAACGCCGCATGCTCGTCCTCAGCCAATGCTGCTACGTAATCATGGACGAAGCAGACCGCATGATCGACCTAGGCTTCGAAGAACCCGTCAACAAAATCCTCGACGCCCTCCCAGTCTCCAACGAAAAACCGGACTCGGAAGACGCCGAAAACCCCCTCGCCATGTCCCGCCACATCAACCAAGACCATCACCGCTACCGCCAAACAATGATGTACACCGCGACCATGCCCACAGCCGTCGAACGCATCGCGCGAAAATACCTCCGCCGCCCCGCCATCGTGACCATCGGCTCCGCCGGCGAAGCCGTCGACACCGTGGAGCAGCGCGTGGAAATGATCGCCGGCGAAGACAAGCGCAAGAAACGTCTCGGGGACATCTTATCATCCGGCGAATTCCGCGCCCCgatcatcgtcttcgtcaaCATCAAGCGGAACTGCGACGCCATCGCGCGCGAAATCAAGCAGTGGGGATTCTCCTCCGTTACATTACACGGTAGTAAAACCCAAGACCAGCGTGAAGCTGCCCTCGCATCCGTTCGGAATGGAAGTACCGATGTCCTCGTCGCGACGGATCTGGCGGGTCGTGGTATCGATGTGCCGGATGTTAGTCTCGTCGTGAACTTTAATATGGCCACGAGTATCGAGAGCTATACCCATCGTATTGGTCGAACGGGTCGTGCGGGCAAGAGTGGTGTTGCTATTACGTTCTTGGGTAATGAGGATGCCGATGTTAT GTACGATCTTAAGCAAATGCTCATCAAGTCGCCCATTTCGAGGGTTCCGGAGGAATTGCGGAAACATGAGGCTGCGCAGTCGAAACCGACGAGGGGATTCTcgtcgaagaagaataatgaggagggtggcagtggtgggaAGTCGGGGTGGTAG